Part of the Drosophila kikkawai strain 14028-0561.14 chromosome 3L, DkikHiC1v2, whole genome shotgun sequence genome is shown below.
GCTGTGGGCCATCTTCACCATCTGCTATGCCATCATCGGCATCGTGGCTTTCGTGACGCCAGGTGAGTTGCGACAACTACTCCATGCTTGCCCAACATTTAGCTGATCtgattttcttcttttctagAGTGGATCGGGGACCCGGACAACGATGGAGCCGGTCGTTTGGGATTGTGGCAGCAGTGCCAGCGGGATGAGATCTTCGACAACTGTCGCCGTCGCTGGGAGAGCATCTTTGCAGTGCCCACATTCTCGTTTCAGGTATGTGAGGtgtcaaaaaattaattaaattttgaaatttgcatttttatagtgtatttatataatatatttatataatatatttggttttctatttattttcttgtagTTGGCCACATTCTTTATGCTGGGCGCCATTGCCCTGGCCTTGTTGACCATCTTTTTCTTGGTCTGCTTGCTGTTTATGAAGTCAACTCGTGTTTTCCACCTTTGCGGCTGGCTACAGATTATATCAGGTGAGGGCCGACCTCTATATATCGCTCTATATATTGTGTAAATTTGGCGTATCGAAAACATCACGTTCTTGTGTTTTCTATTGATATTTTCacgtttttatatttctttattttggtttttattttgttttcagctCTGTGCATGATCGTGGCCTGTGCGGCGTTTCCCTTTGGCTGGAACTCGGATGATTTCCGTAAGATTTGCGGCCCGGAAGCTAATCGATTTGAGCTGGGATTGTGCGGCATTCGTTGGGCTTATCCGCTGGCCATTATCGGTTGCATAGATGGCGTGGTCTTGGCCACTCTGGCCTTCATCTTGGCCACGCGGCACGTGCGCCTGCAGCCGGATCCGATTTATCAGAATTCTCTGTACAAAGGTGGGTGTGATATGGGTTTTTATGGAttatatatcttatatatcGGGTTACTTTATACGCAGGTGAAATCAACAATGCGTACCTCACGGATGCGATTAGCTTGGCGGGGTCCAGGAAATCGAATCCCCGGATAACTGGCTTGAACTTGCAGCCCATTTTGCTGGTGGCACCCCCAAATGAGGATAGTATATCGCAGTTTTCTCGCTATCACTGAGAGAAAAGAAGCCTTCGATTAGCCGGGACAACAACCGTCCAAGCTTAGCGCCGCCAGCAACCGGGGTGGCAAGCTAAGCTGAGAGTTTTTCTTTTAGCCAAAAAGTTGTCGACGGCATTGAAGAAGCTTTTTAACCGGattctgcagcagcagcagcagctactgtgtgtgtgtgagaatGACTTTGAGTGAATGAATGATTTTGTATATGCCACTCTGCCCTGACTGAATGCCAATTCATAGCTTGTAAGCTTGGATCCTAACATTTAAGTTAACATTTCGTGTGAATAGCTCGTGCCTAAATGTATGCTTCGATTAAGTAAACGCCACAGAGCGCATCTCGGCTCTCTCTGCCGCCTGTAAATTATATACgcataaacaataaacatgtacaaatattaaacatataaA
Proteins encoded:
- the Tmhs gene encoding LHFPL tetraspan subfamily member 3 protein, whose amino-acid sequence is MGTKIEYVDTTHLYASKYIRNSKAIGVLWAIFTICYAIIGIVAFVTPEWIGDPDNDGAGRLGLWQQCQRDEIFDNCRRRWESIFAVPTFSFQLATFFMLGAIALALLTIFFLVCLLFMKSTRVFHLCGWLQIISALCMIVACAAFPFGWNSDDFRKICGPEANRFELGLCGIRWAYPLAIIGCIDGVVLATLAFILATRHVRLQPDPIYQNSLYKGEINNAYLTDAISLAGSRKSNPRITGLNLQPILLVAPPNEDSISQFSRYH